The nucleotide window CTAGCTTCAAATTCTTTTAAGAAAAAAACTTGTTACTTGAATCGTGTAGGATATATTTTGCTATCTCGTCTGCCTGAAACTTTATGAATATGTGTTAGTTATCctgaatttttcaaattttgatataTTTTAGGAGGAGTATGTGAATGTGGAAACATTATCTCATCGGCTGCAAAAATTACTCAACCTATATGATGCAAACTCCAGTCAACCAGCAGTTTCTGCAGAAACACCTTTCAACTGCTTGGGTGGTGCTAGTAGATCTGACTCCGTTTGTAATAATGCATTCATAGCTAACAATGCTGACGATGTTAACCTCATAAAAGGTGGGCCATTTGAACCGTCCATCATAAACATAATTAACAATTGGTTAGTTTTGGACATATTTATCTAATAGCATAATTAATTTCTCTTGCAGGGTTCCCTTTTAATGGTGATAAGCAGGGAGATACTAAAAGATTCATTACTTCCGATGAACTGGACATGCCTTGCCTGACAGGCCTAAGACAGGCTTCTTCTGAGACTGTTGTTCCTTTTGAGGATGCTTCAACATCAGTCGCTGCATACTCCAATGCCAATCAAGGATATCTGAATTACATTTCTGGCATATCATCTGATTGTCAGGTTCAACAGCAACATCTTGGCCATGGTATGGGTTTGTTTTTGGTCCCCAAATCATATAATCTGAATAACATTCCTGGAGATGTAATTCTTGATTCCATATTTAGCTACAGGCTATAACTTAGTATCTAAATGACATACTCCTTTGAGATTTTTGATGACTTTATTAAGATGTCTTGGTTTTGCTCTGAATTACTGTAGAAGTAGCATTATTGTGTTCTTATTATGAAACAACATAGTTGGATCCAAGGCCATATTGCTCATGCTCCCCAAGTTCTCCCATTTTACATTTGATAAACTTGCTTGCTATATTGTATGTTCACTGATCCAATATGTTCTCAAGCAGACTATTTGCATCTGTTTATCAACAGGCGTGCACTTATTTAGAGTTGTAAATTATGTTATTAGAGAATTTATATTTCTAGaagtaaatatattatatagGAAAAGTGTAAAACATACTTGAGTTTAACTAGTCTATCCGCTCAAACATCTTCACTAAACCCTTTATGCTGTTTGCCTGCTTctaacaagttttttttttttttttttggtaaagttgGATCCTCTAAATTCGAAGGTCGTTTGGGGAGTAACCAGAATGCTCAATCGGTTGTTTTTCCATCCACAGAGGGAGAGTTTTCAGTGTTTTCCTCTTATAACTTGCTGATCCCTCAACATGTTCCAACGGATGTTCCTGTAATCTCCAGAGAGATCTCAACTCTTGAGGATATATTGCAATCTTGCTCCCAGATGATAAAGTGTCAACATAACCGGAAACGATCCCTTCATCCATTAATGTGGTCTCAGGTGCCTCCAGTACAGTCACATGGTGCTCACCAGTATGCTTCAGATGGACCCAGTGCAGGAAACATTGAAGATATGCTGCCTTCATCAAAAAGGTTGAAGATGGGTAACAAATATGGAAGTAATCATCTATTGGCTCCTTCAGTTGTTCAACATTGTGTTCCTGGAGGACTTTCATATCTGCAGCAAGAGTCTAAATCTCCTACATCCATTAATTCTGAGGACATAGTGCAATCTTGTTCTCAGACGATAAAGTGTCACCATAACCAAAAACAATCCTCTCATCCATTGAAGCGGCCTCAGGCTCCTCCAGAACAGTCACATGGTGCTCAACAGTATGCTTCAGATGGACCCAGTTCAGGAAGCATCAAAGATTTGCTGCCCTTGTCAAACATGTTGAAGACggataataaaaaagaaagttcTCATGTATTGGCTCCTTCAgttgttcaaatttgtcttCCTGGAGGACTTTCAGATCTGCATCAACAGTCTGAATCTCCTGTATCTATAAGTTCTGAGGATATAGTGCAATCTTGCTCCCAGAAGATAAAGGCTCAGCATAACCGAAAACGACCCTTTCATCCATATTTGCAGCCTCAGTTTCCTCCTGAACAGTCACATGGTGATCAACAGTATGCTTTAAATGGACCCAGTTCAGGAGATATTGAAGATATGTTGCCATCGTCAAAAAAGTTGAAGATGgagaacaaaaatgaaaattaccaTATATTGGCTCCTTCAGTCATTCAACCTTGTGCTCCTGAAGGACCTTCATATCTGCAGCAACAATCTGAATCTCCTGTATCTATTAACTCTGAAGTAACACATGTGGAGATGGAACCAGTAAATAATTCCATACAAGAATCAATGAGGATCAATGACGTTACAAAATGTGATTCTGACAATATCCTTAAACTGAACTCTGAGAGTGTGCCCATTCCTTCTGGGGAAGGATCTGCTTGTCATCAGAGGGAACAGATAGACCTTACTAGCAGTAGTGAGATTATAGACAATGTGAAAGAATTTTCTGGAAGAATGGGGTCGAATAGTTTCCATTTTTTCTCAGAAGAGCTTAAAGAGGGAACTGTGAGGACTGAGTTCATCCAGACAGAGCCAGAACCAGACTCTGATTTTGAGGAAGTAATAAAGCCACAGAATCCAGAAACAAATAGTGTCCTATTGACGGAACTATTTAAACAAGAGAAAATCAAGGAACATTTATCGAATCTTGGGCAGAGCATTGATAAGGTAATAATTTTATATTCATCATTACTACTGCTCCAAGAGTTTCAACTGTTTTTAATTGCCAAGGTTTTCATTCATTTAGCATGAAGGGTAATATTCTCATGCATGTTGTTTAAAACAGAGTATCTTGATGGAAGACAGAGAAAACAGTGAGAAAGTGTGTCAGTTGTGCGCATTAGGAAAGCTGTTTTTTGCCCCTGCACAAATATATTGCTCATGCTGTGGTCTCCGTATCAAGCGCGGTGTAAACTATTACTGCACACTAGACGAGCATAGTTCACGATATTGTTTTTGTAACTTGTGCTATAAGGGGTCTCGAAGAGGAAATATCTCATTTCATGGGATCCGTATCTCAAAGGCAACACTTGGTAGAAAGAAGAACGATGAGGAAACTGAAGAACCGGTAAGTAAAGTCATACTGACTTCTTATCTTCTGAGATCGTGAAAGTAATTACTTAATTACTGAGGCTTTTTATGTGCTTGCAGTGGGTTCAATGTGATAAATGCAAGGGCTGGCAACATCAGATATGTGCTGTCTTGAATGATAAAAGTGCTTTGGGAGGCCAAGCTGAGAACACATGTCTCAAATGCTTGTTAAAAGAAACAGAATGTGGGGAGCTCAAGAACTTACCAAAGAGTTCTGTTTTCAGTGCAAAAGATCTGCCAACTACCATGCTTAGTGACCATATAGAACAAAGACTCTTTAGGCGCCTCAagcaagagagagaagagagagcaaaGGTCGAAGGAAAAGAGTTTTTTGAGGTAAGAAGTAATCTTCGATTTGGAATATAGTACTTTCAGCTTATCTGATTTATTTTTCATTCTACTgagaattttatttgttttgagatTTGCGCAATTTTGATCACTGGATAGATGTCGTGAGATGAATGCCTAGCGATTAGGAATAATCAATTTAATCATGGGCAGCTTGATCTTTATTTTCTACCTAATGAAGTTGCTTGTTTTGGATAATCGTGTGTGTATCACCATACAGAAACGTTCATAATCTGAAGTCCTTTGAAGCTGCTTGTTTGTTATGTTTTATCTTAATGGGTTGTTAGGTCCCGGGAACAGAGGGCTCTGTTGTCTAAATGGTTTGTTCTGTTGAAAGTGTAAAAAGAATACATCCAATCTAATGAGAATAAATATTCTGCCTTTAAGTCACATGCTAATCAACTCAATCACGCCGGTTCaatgtaaattaaattttgatttgaaaGTCCTGTTTTGATATTCTCAAAGAATGTATCTACGGTATACAATCCTTTCTGTCTACTtattgtttatgttttgtttgatggGTTGTTAGGTTCCAGGAGCAGAAGATCTTGTTGTGAGAGTAGTGTTATCTGTTCAAAAAACACTAAAAGTTAAGCAGAAATTTTTGGATCTCTTTCATGATGAGAATTACCCTGCTGAATTCCCATACAAATCAAAGGTGAGACAGCTTTTACAATCCATAGACTTCTTTGTCCCACTGAATCTCCTCTCTTTCAGTATAATTGCTTGTTTGTTAcaactttaggaaaacctaattggacttttttctttttgcatcCAGGTTATTCTTTTGTTTCAGAAGATTGAAGGAGTAGATGTATGCCTTTTTGGACTGTATGTGCAGGAGTTTGGCTCAGAATGTAGTCACCCGAATAAGCGTTGTGTTTATATCTCATATCTGGATTCTATTAAGTACTTCAGGCCAGAGATAAAAACCGTGACTGGAGAAGCTCTTCGTACGTTTGTTTATCATGAAATACTGGTAGTTACCTCTTTTCCCTATCATTATTTAGTCCCATGTTATTGCTATGTAAATCGACATATGTTTACTTTCATGTTCTGTTTTGCTATTTTTCTACAGATAGCTTACCTTGAGTTTTGCAAGAAACGAGGTTTTGTTACCTCCTACATATGGGCGTGTGCCCCTTTAAAGGGTGAAGATTATATATTACACTGCCATCCAGAAATGCAGAATATGCCCAAGCCTGAGAAGCTGCGGCAATGGTCTCCCTCTCACTCTGTCTCTCTCatatgtgtgtttgtttgtcttTGTGTATGCATTTCTGCATATTTTCCTTCTCTGATTTTAACTAAGTCCCTTGTGCAGGTATCAGTCAATGATAAAAAAAGCAGCTGAAGAAAAAATTGTGGTCAGTCACACTAATTTATATGATCGGTTTTTTATCCCCACTGGGGAATGTAACTCCAAGGTAACAGCAACTCGTTTGCCATATTTTGATGGTGACTATTGGTCTGGTGCTACCGAGGATGCAATCAGGGCGATTGAACAAGGGATGGCAGATACacagaagaaatcaaagaaaacaATAACAAAGAGAACTTTGAAAGCCATGGGGCATACAAATCCTTCTGATGGCTCTACCAAAGATATTCTTCTGATGCAGAGAGTAAGTATTCTAAACCTTTTCCTTTCTAATTCTTCCTACTAAATTGGTGGCTTAAAAGCTATCTTCTAATTATCTTATTCTTCACTTTGCATACTCTAGATGAAGCAACCTTGGTGGCTTAAAATATACCCTATCTAGTCAAGTGAGACCAGTGTGCGAACTCTGATAGATATGGGTACAAACAGAGCACAAACTAATGCTTGATTAATACGATCGCCTTCATTTTGATCTCCTACTTCCCTAGGGTGTAAGGAGGGCAATATATTATCTAGATTCTGTGGTTTTCTGGGAATATCTATTCCTTGATCACAATATCAATATTTGAGTGTGAGTGTTAGTCTTAAATTTCAACAATGATAACAGTCAATAGGTCTTCggaagaaataaaatatttacacgAGCATTGTCAATTGCGTTAATGCTATTAATAGATTTACCCTCTTTTTCTACCTGTTATTATCTCTCGATCTTATTTTGTTGCGTCTTCCTTTTTAGATGGGTCAAACCATTTTACAGAGTAAGGAGGACTTTATAATTGTCGACATGCAGTATGTTTGCACACACTGTCATGAAGCAATATTATCTGGACGACGCTGGTCTTGTGGTCAGTGCAAAAGTTTTCACCTCTGTGGAAGGTAATGAATCACTCTGAAGTCTCTCCTTCTCTTCCAAACTTTTTATGTCTCCTTTAATAAGAATGTTCTCATTGAAATGTAGTATTGTTCATCCTTCTTAGTTACCTGATATCTTATTTCCCAACAAGGAATGAGTGGGATGAGCACTACTACATAATTGATGTGTACCGTTTTATCTCTATTTACTTTTTGAATGTATATGTTGCAGATGCCATGACGCTGAGCGCAAAAATTGTGGACAGGACATTCACATCTCCATTAACATGGAACGACATGTGCTTTCTCAGGTGAACTTTAAACCTTATGAGCTCTATGGTATTCTTGTCCCTGTAGCAATGCATATCTGCAGACATGATTAGCCTTCCCAGTAGATAACTAAGCGAGTGGCAAAGGAAACATAAAAGTTTATACCAGTCAACTAGTGTTAACATCTACCAAGCTTAAAATAATATGAACTGGCCTAGGTACCAGTTTTACCAAATGCATTGTAGATTTAAATATATGCTCCTGTTAATGATTAGAGTGACATATTTGTACTTATAACAATTAAATCTGATTAATTCGTATGACTTTTGCTCTTTTCCAGGTTGTGGTGGAGGATATGCTTTCTGACACTAAGGACGAAGATGTTATTTCAAACAACAATTTACTTGAGAATAGGCATAGTTTCTTGAGCTTGTGTGAGAAAAAACATTATCAGTTTGGCACACTTCGCCGGGCCAAGTATTCCTCAAAAATGATTCTGCATCATCTCCATAATGCTACTGCGCTAACTTCTGGGAACACATGCAGTCTTTGCCATAAGGATGCTGTGATTGATCAGAGATGGGTGTGTGAAATGTGCCCAGAGTTTGATGCTTGTGCAACATGCTATCGAGAGAAAGGAAGCTCTTGTCATATTCATAAGTTGACTGAAAGTTCTCCCTCAGCTAGCCATAGCCGTACGACAGAGAGTCAACAGGCACCGAAAAAAGGATTTCTGGTATAAaagttataatttttaatatttcaaCATTTCTTCGGATTTGCATgtagtagttttcattttttctcatgataataatattattaaaaataatgaTAAAGATAATATTCATCATTCCTTCTTTGCAAATAGTAATTTTAGTTAGCCAAAGGAAAAGTTGCACTGTGCGTGCGTGTGTACATGTTTTTGGAGATGTTCAGTTTCTTTCTCAGGTCATTATGCTTTGATTAGACTTATAGCGTAAACATGTGGTGCAGATAAGGGAACTGCTGGATGTTTTACAGCATGCAACTACATGTTACCCAACCAAGAGTCAGCCTTGCTTTTACCCAAACTGCCTCCAAATGAAGAAGCTAATCTACCATGCAGTCAAGTGCACAGTTCGGGCTTCAGGAGGTTGTCAGTTCTGTAAGAAGGCATGGTCTGGATTGATTTTGCATTCGATAAACTGTAGAAAACCAAATTGTACCACACCGCGTTGCATGTGAGTAATCTTTGCATTTAGCCACCACCCCCTCCACACAAAAAGGGGTCTTGCTTTTTTCGTTTTCATTATCTGCATTACCATAATTGCTCTATTTTTTGGCTGAAGGGATCTGAGGAAGTATGCAGAAGAGCGTCGGCTGAAGAATTAGTCAGGTAGTGAGCAGTGAAGGTTGCTAAGAGTTGATAGTCTAAAGTGTACAGAATAGGGCAGGATTGTCAACAGCAGCAGCCTAATGTATAGAAAGTTGAGCAGCAGGACAACTTCCAGCGTTAAGTATTGCAGCGCTCAACGATGTTGTCAAATAAAAACACAGTAAAATCTGAGTCTAGTACCAACCCCATGTATACAAACTTTGTGGCATTCCTTCAGACGGGTTGTGATTCGAGGGGTTGGTACGGTTCCAATACAAAATAGGCTTAGAAAAGGTATGCTTTTGATAACTGGTTAAGGCTCTTTCTGCAGTCCTTACCCCTTCCCTGAACAGAGTAGTTTTCGTGGACGTCGGTAGACGAGCACATGTTTAGAATTGGTAAATCAGAACCTCTAGTTTGAGGCAATGACAGTTTTTATGTGTTCTTCTCGTTCTTTAGGTTTCTGATGTAATCTTCCGGTGACTTGATCATTTATGTACTTGCACATGTAAATTCAATGTCGTTTATTAGTTTTACCAGAAAGAGCTTTGTTGTGATGTGTCTTCTCTGTGCTGTAGTTTTTTTAAGGAGGATTTGAGCTTGGAATCTCTTGTTTGTCAATCAGCCAATACTTCTGCGAGAATGACTCGAAAACaagataatttttcattaaactgTTGAGCGTCGAGCAATGTATTAGAAGGCCGAGGCGTGGATGAGGCATCCGAGGGGTAGCCtcatcttaaatttttttaatgtatatgttttatatattatacatataattgtataaaaaataatattttgtataatAAACATCCATTCTCAATTTACCATTCTCTACTTTGTACCTATTTGTAGCTGTATCTATTGTTAGTGTGCTTTTGCTCTTGAAATGCATTGCTACTTTAATGTGTTGTATGGTCTGAATATGCTTCCTATTTTTGGTACGAATTGCCATCTGCTGCTCGGTGAAGTTGAAAATGCAAAGCAGTACATGGTGTTTATGTAGTTTTGTGTTCCGAATTAGTAAAGGTGTATGTTTTATGTCATAATGTTACAATGTTGTTTATatagttttatatattttagtatTATATTGATCATAACCTTTGTGTCTACCttaagagcagttccaccgtGGGAAAGCCCCCCAGGGCTATCCATTATGTAATCTacctagtgaacagtaattgcctttaatgaacaataattatcttttgcatcttcacccttacacttgaatagccctggcaataggtaaataaaataatagtactTTTTGCATCTTGCTTGGAATTTCCTGTGCACTCTCCACTCCCTCATGTCACTCCCTCTCTTTCCACTCATCTTTCTCACTTCTCTCTATTTTTCTGaagttcctctctctctctctctctctctctctctctaagctctCGACACTCTCGCTCTCTCTAGAGCTCTGAGAGCTCTCACCCACTTTCCTCTtcgaaaattaaacaaatcaaacccCAAAACCATGAAACCTTAATCTTTGGGACTAAATGATCCTAGCTATACCGTTGCATGCATCATCGGACCATCACGGTGTAAACCACCATTAAAGCCGAGAGCTTCAAGATCTAAAACTCGAACCCAGGTGAGGTTCTCTATGCAAATCTTGTTTCATTATGTCTTAATGTTGCTTGGGACAAGATTTGTGATATTTTTCCAGTTCGAAACCAGAGGTTTAACCCCCTGCAATTTCTCTGAAACCTTGCCTAGTTTTGGTCACCTCCTCGAAGCAAACTCCGGCAAGTTTGTGGGTTCTGGAGCTCTTCCTCAGTTTGAATCCATTCCATGTACTTACATGCCTCTTTGCATGTGAAAATTAGTTGGAAATTACTAAGGTTTGACATGCATGCATACTGTTTTTCCCCATTTCCAGAATCCGGCAAAGAAACCCAGCCCTTGCAGGCCATTTTCCGGCAATAAAAAAGTGGCTGACGTCTGGGCGACGGCAACCTTACGTCACGTTGCCTtcgggctctcgggctggcaacTTATGTCGGGCCTCTCCCTTGGCCCTGCTTGGGCTCCATCGCTAGCACACGCTGGGCTTGCTTGCTCGGGCTCTCTGCCATTGTTCCCAGGCCTGTCCCTCGGGCTCTAGCACACGCTGGAGCTGCTCTATCCAATATTAAGTATTCGCCAGTAAGATCATCACACACaaactatataaaaaaataaaatacaaaaaaatcaaaaaataaaaatcgcaGAAACCCTAACCTttaaaattgtgattttttttaataaaaaaaaaaaaagacaaacaaGGTGCCTGGATGCCTTGAGGTGCGCCTCCATCACCTCGGTGTCTATGGCgaagccttccatccattcccTCAAAACAAAGTGGCGGGAGCATTGACGACCAACCTTAGAGGACGCTTAGGCGAGCCCTGAGGCGAGCCTTCTAAAACACTGGCGTTAAGATATAAACGTTGGTTGTGACTAGAAGCTCCCGAACAATAATCTTAGTCTATAATTCGTGAAAAAATTtagttaaataaaaataaaaatgacaaagaatATCCTgaaattttgtcaaattatttcGGCTCGTTGTTTATCAAATCGGggtattttgatatttttttttcttttaacggAAGTTTTTCAcataactccgcctatgtaagtttatcttacattgccggtcccaagcccgggtaaaggaggagggggagggcgtcaggtagtcgacagccggcactccacagttacgtcgaatctttatgaaaatgaattcagaacgaaatcgcgctaaagctagggcgtcacccgtaagtggcgcgctgtgtggcccgagcacagtgataagtgagcaagggtagTTGTATCTCCATAGGCActcggatgcagtgttaaatgagcaagggggccataaaaaacttcttttcgaacgactccactcaaagttgtttgggagcatatgcacctatcaactttacacgggacacacaaaagaagtactttgattccattggacgggggagggtgaagaagctaggacagaagggtagagttcaggagagtagaatgcgtttaggaacgtggaatataggaaccttaacgggaaaatctatggaagtagtggaagttatggtgaggagaaggataaatattatgtgcctacaagaaactaagtgggttggtcttaaggcaaaggatctagaaaactcaaggtttaaactttggtactcaggcacaaataga belongs to Malus sylvestris chromosome 17, drMalSylv7.2, whole genome shotgun sequence and includes:
- the LOC126612588 gene encoding histone acetyltransferase HAC12-like, whose translation is MKSHKISKMDVQIYNSEQTLGHMPNNPGLNSSPFLPGGDSLRRQALKCPVGYLRDWRKGPKVIRFRNFVRKLLNEYFLIRTNYGCGEMASDYAAVVENQLFMEAISEEEYVNVETLSHRLQKLLNLYDANSSQPAVSAETPFNCLGGASRSDSVCNNAFIANNADDVNLIKGFPFNGDKQGDTKRFITSDELDMPCLTGLRQASSETVVPFEDASTSVAAYSNANQGYLNYISGISSDCQVQQQHLGHVGSSKFEGRLGSNQNAQSVVFPSTEGEFSVFSSYNLLIPQHVPTDVPVISREISTLEDILQSCSQMIKCQHNRKRSLHPLMWSQVPPVQSHGAHQYASDGPSAGNIEDMLPSSKRLKMGNKYGSNHLLAPSVVQHCVPGGLSYLQQESKSPTSINSEDIVQSCSQTIKCHHNQKQSSHPLKRPQAPPEQSHGAQQYASDGPSSGSIKDLLPLSNMLKTDNKKESSHVLAPSVVQICLPGGLSDLHQQSESPVSISSEDIVQSCSQKIKAQHNRKRPFHPYLQPQFPPEQSHGDQQYALNGPSSGDIEDMLPSSKKLKMENKNENYHILAPSVIQPCAPEGPSYLQQQSESPVSINSEVTHVEMEPVNNSIQESMRINDVTKCDSDNILKLNSESVPIPSGEGSACHQREQIDLTSSSEIIDNVKEFSGRMGSNSFHFFSEELKEGTVRTEFIQTEPEPDSDFEEVIKPQNPETNSVLLTELFKQEKIKEHLSNLGQSIDKSILMEDRENSEKVCQLCALGKLFFAPAQIYCSCCGLRIKRGVNYYCTLDEHSSRYCFCNLCYKGSRRGNISFHGIRISKATLGRKKNDEETEEPWVQCDKCKGWQHQICAVLNDKSALGGQAENTCLKCLLKETECGELKNLPKSSVFSAKDLPTTMLSDHIEQRLFRRLKQEREERAKVEGKEFFEVPGAEDLVVRVVLSVQKTLKVKQKFLDLFHDENYPAEFPYKSKVILLFQKIEGVDVCLFGLYVQEFGSECSHPNKRCVYISYLDSIKYFRPEIKTVTGEALRTFVYHEILIAYLEFCKKRGFVTSYIWACAPLKGEDYILHCHPEMQNMPKPEKLRQWYQSMIKKAAEEKIVVSHTNLYDRFFIPTGECNSKVTATRLPYFDGDYWSGATEDAIRAIEQGMADTQKKSKKTITKRTLKAMGHTNPSDGSTKDILLMQRMGQTILQSKEDFIIVDMQYVCTHCHEAILSGRRWSCGQCKSFHLCGRCHDAERKNCGQDIHISINMERHVLSQVVVEDMLSDTKDEDVISNNNLLENRHSFLSLCEKKHYQFGTLRRAKYSSKMILHHLHNATALTSGNTCSLCHKDAVIDQRWVCEMCPEFDACATCYREKGSSCHIHKLTESSPSASHSRTTESQQAPKKGFLIRELLDVLQHATTCYPTKSQPCFYPNCLQMKKLIYHAVKCTVRASGGCQFCKKAWSGLILHSINCRKPNCTTPRCMDLRKYAEERRLKN